From a region of the Odocoileus virginianus isolate 20LAN1187 ecotype Illinois chromosome 1, Ovbor_1.2, whole genome shotgun sequence genome:
- the LRRD1 gene encoding leucine-rich repeat and death domain-containing protein 1 isoform X3 — protein sequence MRPLPPLARGRLQLTRLPEELSNMTKLKGLDISNNAIREMPTNIGELRSLVSLNADNNQIRYLPPSFLSLNALQQLNLSGNNLSVLPSGIYNLFSLKEINFDDNPLLRPPMEICKGKQLYTIARYLQRADERDEKILAKIFKIVAKNITETNFQFLCQKLNLTISESDKSALSTVSLGERVHRVLDKWKTENNNLSVTTAALRDQLTRALTMIGAYEIMDKITALNLFSCAIKF from the exons CTAACAAGACTTCCAGAAGAGCTGTCTAATATGACTAAACTTAAAGGACTTGATATTTCAAATAATGCAATCAGAGAGATGCCAACAAATATAGGGGAACTGAGAAGTCTGGTTAGTCTAAACGCAGACAACAATCAAATAAGATATCTGCCACCATCTTTTCTATCTTTAAATGCTCTCCAGCAGCTAAACTTGAGTG gaaATAATCTTTCAGTTCTGCCTAGTGGTATCTACAACCTTTTTTCACTGAAGGAGATAAATTTTGATGATAACCCTTTGCTGAGACCACCAATGGAAATCTGTAAAGGAAAACAACTGTACACTATTGCACGCTATCTACAGAGGGCAGATGAAAGAGATG AGAAAATCTTAGCGAAGATCTTCAAGATAGTTGCCAAGAATATTACTGAAacaaattttcaatttttgtgtCAAAAATTAAACCTGACAATCTCAGAAAGTGATAAGTCTGCATTGAG caCTGTTTCACTAGGTGAGAGAGTCCACCGAGTACTTGATAAGTGGAAAACGGAAAATAACAACTTGTCGGTAACCACTGCTGCTTTAAGAGATCAACTAACTCGGGCGCTAACCATGATAGGAGCATATGAGATTATGGACAAAATAACAGCTTTAAACCTTTTTTCATGTGCAATTAAATTCTGA
- the LRRD1 gene encoding leucine-rich repeat and death domain-containing protein 1 isoform X4 gives MTKLKGLDISNNAIREMPTNIGELRSLVSLNADNNQIRYLPPSFLSLNALQQLNLSGNNLSVLPSGIYNLFSLKEINFDDNPLLRPPMEICKGKQLYTIARYLQRADERDEKILAKIFKIVAKNITETNFQFLCQKLNLTISESDKSALSTVSLGERVHRVLDKWKTENNNLSVTTAALRDQLTRALTMIGAYEIMDKITALNLFSCAIKF, from the exons ATGACTAAACTTAAAGGACTTGATATTTCAAATAATGCAATCAGAGAGATGCCAACAAATATAGGGGAACTGAGAAGTCTGGTTAGTCTAAACGCAGACAACAATCAAATAAGATATCTGCCACCATCTTTTCTATCTTTAAATGCTCTCCAGCAGCTAAACTTGAGTG gaaATAATCTTTCAGTTCTGCCTAGTGGTATCTACAACCTTTTTTCACTGAAGGAGATAAATTTTGATGATAACCCTTTGCTGAGACCACCAATGGAAATCTGTAAAGGAAAACAACTGTACACTATTGCACGCTATCTACAGAGGGCAGATGAAAGAGATG AGAAAATCTTAGCGAAGATCTTCAAGATAGTTGCCAAGAATATTACTGAAacaaattttcaatttttgtgtCAAAAATTAAACCTGACAATCTCAGAAAGTGATAAGTCTGCATTGAG caCTGTTTCACTAGGTGAGAGAGTCCACCGAGTACTTGATAAGTGGAAAACGGAAAATAACAACTTGTCGGTAACCACTGCTGCTTTAAGAGATCAACTAACTCGGGCGCTAACCATGATAGGAGCATATGAGATTATGGACAAAATAACAGCTTTAAACCTTTTTTCATGTGCAATTAAATTCTGA